A single genomic interval of Geotrypetes seraphini chromosome 1, aGeoSer1.1, whole genome shotgun sequence harbors:
- the GPR173 gene encoding probable G-protein coupled receptor 173, with protein sequence MVLLTQEVTETFEMANVTTTEDGLGSVTQSGTISTYIKLLLLGLIICISLAGNLLLSLLVLKDRTLHKAPYYFLLDLCLADIIRSAVCFPFVLMSVKNGSAWTYSMMSCKIVAFMAVLFCFHAAFTLFCISVTRYMAIAHHRFYSKRMTFWTCVAIICMVWTLSVAMAFPPVFDVGTYKFIREEDQCIFEHRYFKANDTLGFMLMLAVLIVATHIVYIKLILFEYRHRKMKPVQMVPAISQNWTFHGPGATGQAAANWIAGFGRGPMPPTLLGIRQNAHTTNRRLLGMDEFKSEKRLGRMFYIITLLFLVLWSPYIVACYWRVFVKACSIPHRYLSTAVWMSFAQAGVNPIVSFLLNKDLKKCLSAHIPCWRTKPQLPREPYCVM encoded by the coding sequence TCAAGCTGTTGCTGTTGGGTCTTATCATCTGTATCAGTCTAGCAGGAAACTTGCTACTCTCGCTGCTGGTCCTGAAGGACAGGACCCTGCACAAAGCACCCTATTATTTCTTGCTTGACCTCTGCCTTGCAGACATCATTCGCTCTGCAGTCTGCTTCCCGTTTGTCCTCATGTCAGTCAAGAATGGCTCAGCATGGACTTACAGTATGATGAGTTGCAAGATTGTGGCATTCATGGCAGTTTTATTCTGCTTCCATGCGGCCTTCACACTTTTTTGTATCAGTGTTACCCGTTACATGGCTATTGCGCACCACCGCTTTTACTCCAAGAGGATGACTTTCTGGACGTGTGTCGCCATCATCTGCATGGTGTGGACACTGTCGGTGGCTATGGCATTTCCACCTGTTTTTGATGTTGGAACCTACAAGTTTATCCGTGAAGAGGACCAGTGTATCTTTGAGCACCGCTACTTTAAAGCCAATGACACTCTGGGCTTTATGCTAATGTTGGCTGTTCTGATTGTGGCCACTCATATAGTCTATATCAAACTCATCCTCTTTGAGTACAGGCACCGAAAAATGAAGCCAGTGCAGATGGTGCCAGCCATCAGCCAGAACTGGACGTTTCATGGGCCAGGAGCCACTGGGCAAGCAGCAGCCAACTGGATCGCTGGTTTTGGCAGGGGACCTATGCCTCCAACGTTGCTGGGTATTAGGCAGAACGCCCACACAACCAACAGAAGGCTTCTTGGCATGGATGAGTTTAAGAGTGAGAAGAGATTGGGGCGCATGTTCTACATTATTACCCTCCTCTTTCTAGTCCTGTGGTCCCCGTACATTGTGGCATGCTACTGGCGTGTCTTTGTTAAGGCCTGCAGCATACCTCACCGCTACCTTTCCACTGCTGTGTGGATGAGCTTTGCTCAGGCTGGGGTCAACCCCATTGTCTCTTTCTTACTGAACAAAGACTTAAAAAAGTGCTTAAGTGCCCACATCCCATGCTGGAGGACTAAGCCTCAGCTGCCAAGGGAACCTTATTGTGTTATGTAA